atataaagagaAAATTACCAATGTTGTTTGACCAAGATAGCATGTTAGCAGATCTAGTCTGTTCAAAGTTCCTCCCAACTCCCTTGCCTACAAGCAAAAGAAGCCCAAACCATATGAAAATTCGAAGAGAAGTTGAGTCAAGGATAGTAAATGAAGCCAAATATACCGCTAGGTCCAAAAAAGAATGGCAAAATTGTTTACATGTTCAGAGAAAATGCATTTATCCAGATTATTGTCGAGTGAGTTTTGTGCCAGTTGTGACCATAAGGCCAAAATAAAATATGCACGGCTTGGAAAACCAGAGTTCCATAACAAGTATTGCATAGTACTACGCGAAATTAATGAACTAGTACTACTCTTCGATAAAAATTAGAGCACATGGTATTATGAATTGATGATTTCTGTGAATATCAATCAAGTTAAATTTTAATCTTGCAAGGAAAAAAATAGTGAATAAGAAAACATAACAAGCTTTAAGCCGCCCCCAGATGTTCCAGTTTCTTAATTACTTCAGATGGTTTCACTACTGCAGCTATTGCCACTTTCCAATTTTTAGACCACCTCTGATGACAAGATCATTACAAGCACATAATTGTATTTAGCCTTTAGCAATGGCCAGGCATCAAAGCAATATTTGTATTCCTGCTCTAGATTTAATGGAGCTCTATAATAACAAGAAATTAGATAACCATAAGATGACCAGATCAACAGAGGAACAAATAAGACAACATATTTTTATGTATCTAGCTCAATCCTAATAATAGGAACAATGTTACCGCAATAACGTACCAAAAGTAACTGGAACGAATACGAGCCAAACAAACTAAATGGACTTTTTTGCTTGTGCAATGTAGATAGGGCGTGTTACCTGCAGTATAGAAATTCCTGTAGGGATAAAAGGTGTCAAGACATATGTTGTTTCTTTTAACAATATGTTTGATCTGCATCGAGTCAACTTGGAGTGTGAAGTTGCCGGTTATAGTAGTGAGAACAATCACATTTGCATCCTCATCATACCCGACGAAAAGTGCAGAATCCATTCTCCTTGGAACCATACCCTCGAGTGGAATGGTTTTCTGCAGCAGCACCCATTCGAAAACACCATCGCAGCTAGATTTCCTCTCCCATAATTTGATACTCAGGTCCAACAAAATAGCATGTCGCATGTACGCCACGgccaggcgaggcgagcgagcgcgcgtgtggttttccctttctcttctcacacaccatttagagtggtggagagaacccactatataaagaggtccaactgttcttcaacttccaaggtgggactaaacttagcaccaccacttgccattttacacatggtctttgagatttcagaaattgctatgggcctagcccattaattctaacaacaTCAGACGCCGAGTCGTAGACAGAACAAACCGCCGGTGTATTGTACTCAGCGCAGACCAAAACCAATTTAAACGGGCTCGAGAAGCAATCTCCATGGACATGCCCATCTTCAGCATTGACGCACAATACAGTGCCATGCCAGCCACTGTAACTCCACATTAAGGTACTGTTGAACCCTGGTGGAAAAGCCACGATGCGCTCTTCACCGGTGAGGGGATCCCACACGACGGTCTCGCGCTTATGCATGTTGATTAAGAGAGAGAGGCCATGGCGGCAGCCCATGTATGCTTCATCGGTGTGGTAGGGTATGCTGCTCTTGGGCAGGGAGAAGCGGGCAGCAGGGATGCGGTCAGGTGAGTCCATGGCAGGAATGAAGTTTTTAGCATACCCTCTGAAGAAGCCGAGCAGAGGAGGTTTCCTGTGGTGCTTAAGGAAGCGTTTGAGGAACTGGGGGTCGGAGAGGATGCTGCCCCAGCGCTTGCATACCATGGACGCGCGGGGGAGCGAGGACGGCTTCGGAGGGAGGCGGACGAGGATCTCGATGAGGAGGTTGTCGTAGCCAAGCACCTTGGACACCGGGCCGGCCAGCGGCACAGTACGGCGCCGCCTCTTCCGGTCCACACGCGGCGAGCTGGGAATGGGATCGGCCCTGGTATGAATAGAAATGTAATCAATGGACACACATATGCACATCAGGGAAGTTGCAAATTAAACATCCAACATACATATGCACATCCATGATCAATAGAATAGCATAGCATACAACGAGTAATGATGAATCAACTGGTTTCTCCCATTATCCCACACACATATGCACATCCATCGAGCATATACCATACACAAAGTAAGTGCCGCACTCACACATATGTTACATCCATCCAGCATATATAATAGCGTACACAAAGTAATGCAGAGGGAAAGGAACTGGATTGGGAATCTTACCCTTGGCCTTGGGGAACCTCAGCAGCAGCATCCATTAGAAGCACCTATCTCCCCACAGCTGCAGCAAGGGAGGATTGTTAGGGTTTGATTCGGAGGGGGAAATCTAGCTAGGGTTTATTTTTACTACTAGGGAAAATTAAGAAGAGAAAAGAAGAACGGATTTACTAGTTTAGATGGAGAGGGAGAGGAACGAGTAGATTGGGTTGCCTGACCTCGAATCGCCGGTGGGTGGCTGTCGGAGACGGGGCGGTGGGGTGAGGTCGCCGGCGGCTCCGCTCCTCCTTTCTCCGCTCCGCCGGTATGTTATTATGCTTCTTCCAATTGATCTACCACCAACACAGCAAGATTCACAAACTACTTAACCAGTACAGAGTTTCAATTACTTTACTTAAATTCTTGTTTTTTGTGTAGTATTATGTTGTAATGAACTAATTGACCAATACACAGTATGAGTGAATTTATCTCTCTTTCTTTTTTGCGATGGAGACTGAATTGAGGTATTTAACGTATGCCGTTGAAGACTGCATGAACAAGGAAAAAAAAGCAATCTACAAGGTCAGGTTGAAGACTGCCTTAGATTGTGAATGTGATGTCTGTGTACTGCAAGGAAATTGATCGTGGAGCAGGGCCTGATTCAAAGGTCAAAACGTATAGAACCACACTGTGTCAAAGAAAACTGAAACCGTGCTAAAAATGCTGAACATCACGGCCAAACATTTTCATTTTGACAGCACAGCAACGATCTGAGGCAGCATTTTCGTTATGCGCACGTATCCCCATGCCACAAGATGCGGCAGTAACGAGTTGGCTCTCTCGCCAGGCCGCTGCTTTgtcgaaaaaggctttcgccccgctttatatataaagcaaagaTCAACATCATCCGATACAAAATACAAACGCACGCCAACACCACACACACCCAAGGCAGGAAACAAAAGCGCTGAGCGCAGCAACACCACCCCTAGCACACTATCACGAAGAGATGAAGCCACATACAACGAACCGTGGACTTCAAGGCGGTGCCTTCAGGAAGGATACGACACCGGAGCACCGCCACCGCCCGATCCAAGGATCAGAGTTTCCCCCGGAGCCGCACAACGGGCGGTGAGAGTCGCGACGACGCtttcaagaagggaacgagctTCGCCGTCGCCGGTCCATCCGAAGATAGAGcaggttttcaccccggccaaCACTCACCGCCACCGAACGCTACACCCCGGAAACCACGCCGCCCACACGGCCATGGTCACCGGGCAGCGCCAAGACACGGGCTCTGCCCAAGAGCACCATGCACCgccaccagggccgccgccccggcatccaAGACCTTGACACCACCGCACCGGAGACCGGCCTCTATCCCAACCAAAGAGACGAGCAGAAAAGGATCCGCCTTTGCACCCCTGGCCCACCCCCAGCATCGAGACCCAATAGGTCGGCCAACACTGGCATCCATCGACCTATCCTGCAGCCCAGAGCGCGAGACGAGATCGGTCCTGCAGCACCGTGGGGCCGGGACGAGGTCAGTCCTGCTGCAccgtgcgcgagacgagctcggtcctgctgcaccgggcgcgagacgagcgaTGGACCGCAGATGGGAAAGGGCCAGCCCTTCGAAGGGAGTAGCGCCGAGCGCCGAGGAGATGGAGAGAAGGCCGAAACGGTCCGATTGCAGACAAACCAACGCCGGAGAAGCCGGCCGCCGCCGCAAGCAGATCCACCAAGCCACCATGGAGCCGCCAAGCCACCATGGAGCCGCCACGACACCGGGAGTCCACCACCGCCGGACCTCCACACGTCGCCTCCCACGGCCGG
The sequence above is a segment of the Aegilops tauschii subsp. strangulata cultivar AL8/78 chromosome 6, Aet v6.0, whole genome shotgun sequence genome. Coding sequences within it:
- the LOC109742885 gene encoding putative F-box/kelch-repeat protein At3g17540 encodes the protein MDAAAEVPQGQGADPIPSSPRVDRKRRRRTVPLAGPVSKVLGYDNLLIEILVRLPPKPSSLPRASMVCKRWGSILSDPQFLKRFLKHHRKPPLLGFFRGYAKNFIPAMDSPDRIPAARFSLPKSSIPYHTDEAYMGCRHGLSLLINMHKRETVVWDPLTGEERIVAFPPGFNSTLMWSYSGWHGTVLCVNAEDGHVHGDCFSSPFKLVLVCAEYNTPAVCSVYDSASDVRKSSCDGVFEWVLLQKTIPLEGMVPRRMDSALFVGYDEDANVIVLTTITGNFTLQVDSMQIKHIVKRNNICLDTFYPYRNFYTAGKGVGRNFEQTRSANMLSWSNNIGIKS